AGGATGTTACTAAAGACCTGTTTTTTATAAACCCGGATAGCGCACGTATTTATATAAATACTGATTCAACCAAAGCGGCCAAAGGAGGTTTCGCTATTGGTGGACTCTCTTCAGGTAAAGGGCTTCCAGCAAAAAATATCTTTGTTGCAACAGCTGATAGCACACGTGTTTACGTAAACGTTGATAGTAGCAAAGCCGCAAAAGGTGGGTTTGCTATAGGAGGACTTTCATCCGGTAAAAATCCTGCACAAAGCTTTATGCATTTAACACCAGAAAACTACTATATTGGGCATGGGGCTGGAAGTAGTGTTACTACTGGCAAATACAACTCTTTTATTGGATATGAATCCGGAAAAAACAATACTGAGGGTAGTTACAATGCCTTTATGGGCTACAAGGCAGGAACATCCAATACGACCGGTGGAAGTAACGTTATGATAGGTAATTTTGCGGGTTACAGTAATACCACAGGCTATGCCAACGTATTTCTGGGGAATAGTGCTGGTAGTGATAATACCGAAGGTGATGGTAACGTAATTATTGGGGACTTAGCTGGTCGCCATAATACCACTGGTTCAAGCAACGTGATGATGGGAAACCAAGCTGGTTTATATAACACTACAGGCAGGGATAATGTGTTTATTGGACAAAGCAGCGGTATATACAATACTGAAGGTAGTGACAACGTATTTATTGGTTCCATGGTTGGTATCAGAAACACTACAGGGGGTAACAATATACTTATTGGACACTACGCTGGTCGAGAAAACACCACTGGAACAAACAACGTATTTATGGGAAGTTCTGCTGGTTGCAATAATACCACAGGTGTTAACAACGTATTTTTGGGAAATCAGGTTGGGCAAAATATAACTGGAGCGAGTAGTAACAACGTAATACTTGGCTCGTCATCTGCTAATCTAGCAAAAACTGTAAATAGGAGCGTAATAATGGGTAACGAGGCAGGTAAAGGATCAACAAGTAGTAACTATAGTAACGCCATATTTATAGGATACCAAGCTGGCTACAACAATACTACAGGTTCAAACAACGTATTTTTGGGAACTCAAGCAGGCTACAACAATACCTCTGGTAAAAACAACGTGTTTATGGGAACTGGTTCTGGATATAAAACCGTTAGTGGTGGAAGCAACGTATTTATGGGTAACCAAACTGGATATAATAATACTTATGGTTATAAAAACGTGATAATAGGTGACAGTACTGGATATAATAACTCAAGTGGTAATAGAAATGTGTTCATAGGAGACGTTGCAGGCTATAATAACACCACAGGAAGTGGCAACTTGTTTATTGGAATTAAAACAGGCTATAGTAATAAAATGGGAGCTGGAAATATCTTTATAGGTAACAGTGCCGGAGAATATTATGAAGGTAGTGATCCCTCTACAGTTTCGGGGAACATCTTTATGGGCTACAGTGCAGGTCTGAATTGGAAAACAGGTGATAAAAATATCATCATTGGTAATTCTGCTGCCAGGAAAATAATAGAAGGTAGTTCAAATATTGTCATGGGAGATTTTGCAGGTTACTATTTAACAGAAACAACTATAAACAAAAGGCTTCTTATTGGTTATCAGACAAAAATTTTATTGCATGGTGACCTTTCAGAAAATCGCCTAACTATTAATAGCTATTCTGTAAACCCCTCTCATACGTTATATGTAAATGGACTTGCCGGTGGTACATATGCATGGAACAACACCAGCGACAAACGCCTAAAAACCAATATTAAGCCCTTGGAAGGTGCACTACAAAGCGTGCTTAAACTGCAGGGCGTAACCTTTAACTGGAAAGATGAAACCAACCACCGCCCAGGACAAAACATTGGCTTTATAGCACAAGAGGTTAAAGAGATACTACCCGAAATTGTTAACGGTGGCGGAAAAGATAAAGAGGGTAACGAAATATATTATAGCATTGAGTATGCTACATTAACCCCTGTGTTAGTTGAAGCAATAAAAGAGCAACAGGAAGCTATAAATAAATTAAATACTGTAAACAAAGAGCAACAAGAACTAATAAACAAACTTATTGAAGAATTAAAAACTGTTAAAGAGCAACTAAAAACTAAATAATTTTTTCAGTAGAGACGTCATATTATGGCGTCTCTGTCATATTATTACGTCTCTACTAAATATTTTTTTACTTGATTTTTAGTTATAAGAAACGCTTTTTGAAGGTAACACTGAAAAAGGCGTTTCTTGTTTTCTAACATTCTTAAAACACGGAATACACTGATTAAACAAATTATCGCAGAAAAAATCCGTACAAATCTGTTGCATGCGTGTTATCTGCGTTCCAATTGTTAATTCTTCATTGCTAATTGTTCATTGTAGTTACGCTTCGTAGTTTGAATCATAAGTAGAACTATTAACACTAAATCGCTGCTCAAGCTTGTCAACCATAGTTTCAACAAAATTTGTAAGAGGTTTCTGCGCAACCATTTTCATCAAAGGGTTCATTGTCGCATGCAAAGTAATGCGTAAATATGTTTCATAAGCCACTTTCTCTTTTAATTGTATCCACAATTTAAAATCGAATGAGCTGCCTGAGTCACTTGAAAATTTCACCAATTCATTCTCTTTCCGCTCCTCAATAACCATTGTAAACTCTCCCCCACCCTCAATAGCGATTTTACACATATCACTATCGCAACCAACTATTTTAACCCTATCGTCAGGCGGATTAATTTTATCTATAAAGCTAAAATCAGAAATCATTCTGTATATTGCTGTTGACGGGGTATGAAGCTTTGCTATTCTACTTACTATCTTAAGTTCATTGTTAAGCATATCAGTTGTTTATTGTTTGTTAACACTTTTTCGCCATTCGGTTAGCTGTTCAACCTCGCTATTTTTTATATTACCATTTTTTACCGCTACCGAAAGCAGGGTCTCGTAATTTGTCAACACACTACATTCACATTTCGACTGTTCAAATGCTGCCTTAGCTAAATCAAAACCATAGGTAAAAATTGCCACCAACCCCAAAACCGAAAACTCTGCTTCACGCAGTGCCTCAACAGCTTTTAGACTGCTTCCCCCTGTCGATATCAAATCTTCCACAACAACAACTTTCTTACCTTTTTCTATCAACCCCTCTATTTGGTTTCCCAAACCATGATCTTTTGGTTTGGGACG
This genomic interval from Bacteroidales bacterium contains the following:
- a CDS encoding tail fiber domain-containing protein, with the protein product DVTKDLFFINPDSARIYINTDSTKAAKGGFAIGGLSSGKGLPAKNIFVATADSTRVYVNVDSSKAAKGGFAIGGLSSGKNPAQSFMHLTPENYYIGHGAGSSVTTGKYNSFIGYESGKNNTEGSYNAFMGYKAGTSNTTGGSNVMIGNFAGYSNTTGYANVFLGNSAGSDNTEGDGNVIIGDLAGRHNTTGSSNVMMGNQAGLYNTTGRDNVFIGQSSGIYNTEGSDNVFIGSMVGIRNTTGGNNILIGHYAGRENTTGTNNVFMGSSAGCNNTTGVNNVFLGNQVGQNITGASSNNVILGSSSANLAKTVNRSVIMGNEAGKGSTSSNYSNAIFIGYQAGYNNTTGSNNVFLGTQAGYNNTSGKNNVFMGTGSGYKTVSGGSNVFMGNQTGYNNTYGYKNVIIGDSTGYNNSSGNRNVFIGDVAGYNNTTGSGNLFIGIKTGYSNKMGAGNIFIGNSAGEYYEGSDPSTVSGNIFMGYSAGLNWKTGDKNIIIGNSAARKIIEGSSNIVMGDFAGYYLTETTINKRLLIGYQTKILLHGDLSENRLTINSYSVNPSHTLYVNGLAGGTYAWNNTSDKRLKTNIKPLEGALQSVLKLQGVTFNWKDETNHRPGQNIGFIAQEVKEILPEIVNGGGKDKEGNEIYYSIEYATLTPVLVEAIKEQQEAINKLNTVNKEQQELINKLIEELKTVKEQLKTK
- a CDS encoding orotate phosphoribosyltransferase — protein: MHNGNNLAENLAKKLLQINAIKLNPTNYFTWASGIKSPIYCDNRQTLAFPEVRNLICEGFTDLIRGKYPQAEYIAGVATGAIAHGMLVADRLNLPYIYVRPKPKDHGLGNQIEGLIEKGKKVVVVEDLISTGGSSLKAVEALREAEFSVLGLVAIFTYGFDLAKAAFEQSKCECSVLTNYETLLSVAVKNGNIKNSEVEQLTEWRKSVNKQ